From one Rosa rugosa chromosome 4, drRosRugo1.1, whole genome shotgun sequence genomic stretch:
- the LOC133707227 gene encoding large ribosomal subunit protein eL42, protein MVNVPKTKKTYCKSKECKKHTLHKVTQYKKGKDSLAAQGKRRYDRKQSGYGGQTKPVFHKKAKTTKKIVLRLQCQGCKHVSQHPIKRCKHFEIGGDKKGKGTSLF, encoded by the exons Atg GTGAACGTTCCGAAGACAAAGAAGACCTACTGCAAGAGCAAGGAGTGCAAAAAGCACACCTTGCACAAAGTCACACAATACAAGAAAGGAAAGGACAGCCTTGCTGCTCAGGGGAAGCGTCGTTATGATCGTAAGCAATCGGGTTATGGAGGTCAGACCAAGCCAGTGTTTCACAAGAAG GCCAAAACCACCAAGAAGATTGTGCTGAGGCTCCAATGCCAGGGTTGCAAGCATGTGTCGCAGCACCCAATCAAG AGGTGCAAGCACTTTGAGATTGGAGGAGACAAGAAGGGCAAGGGAACCTCTCTTTTCTAG